Genomic DNA from Brienomyrus brachyistius isolate T26 chromosome 22, BBRACH_0.4, whole genome shotgun sequence:
TCTGGTGTACCCCCTGAAACCCCCCAAGCTGCCCCCCCGCTCACCAAGGCTGCCCTCACCAAACCATCATGCCTGCCCCCCTTCGCTTCTCTGCTCACAGCCTCAGTCCTGCACACCGTCTCCCCCCTCAGGCCACTCCCACTCCTCCGTGTccctgtgccccccctccccccagctgcGGGGTCGACCCTCGACCAGCCTTCTCCGTGCCACTGAGCCTGGATACTGCATCCTGCCGTCACATGACCCGCAGGTGGGTCAGTGATCCTGTCGTGTCATTAAGCGAGACACCACTAGCCAGACACCGGACCGATGGACTGTCCAAAGGGATGGACTGCCGAAATAGACTgtccaaagagatggactgtCCAAAGGGATGGACTGCCGAAATAGACTgtccaaagagatggactgtCCAAAGGGATGGACTGCCCAAATGGACAGTTAAGCAAGACTCAGGCAGTAATTGTTATGCATGCAATATGCTTGCACAACAGCATAGACTGGAGGATCACTTATATGCACTCAAGGAAAACAGTGTATATGTAGGGTATATGTAGGTTCCGTATACAACAAGTTCACTGGTATATATATGAGGTATGTATATCACTGTAATTATATATAACTAGTACATGTACATTAGATATTTATAGAATATATGCAACAGGCACATATAACGGTATCTCATGTGAATCAGGTGTATGTAATAGGTATATTTGACGGTAACGGGTGTATGTAACAAGTGTATGTAATAGTAACAGGTGTATGTATCAGGTGTATGTAACAGTAACAGGTGTATGTATCAGGTGTATGTATCAGATGTATGTGACAGTAACAGGTGTGTGTATCAGGTGTATGTAACAGTAACAGGTGTATGTATCAGGTGCATGTAACAGATGTATGTGACAGTAACAGGTGTATGTAACAGGTGTATGTGACAGTATCAGGTGTATGTATCAGGTGTATGTGACAGTAGCAGGTGTGTATATCAGGTGTATGTAACAGTAACAGGTGTATGTATCAGGTGTATGTAACAGTAACAGGTGTATGTATCAGGTGTATGTATCAGGTGTATGTGACAGTAACAGGTGTGTGTATCAGGTGTATGTAACAGTAACAGGTGTGTGTATCAGGTGTATGTAACAGTAACAGGTGTATGTATCAGGTGCATGTAACAGATGTATGTGACAGTAACAGGTGTATGTAACAGGTGTATGTGACAGTATCAGGTGTATGTAACAGTAACAGGTGTATATAACAGATGCATGTGACAGTAACGTATATGTATCAGCTTATGTGTTCTTCCACCACAGGTTTCCATCCTGCCTCACTCCAGCCCAGGAAGCAGAGATCGGCTCTGTAAACAACAGCTAGACAGACACAGCGATACAGATGAGGAGAAGGAAAGAAGTGATGGAGAGGAAAGCGATGACACAGCCTATGACCGGAGACATGACATCCTACACTGAGAATTTTGCTGTCATTCCTTCCCATCACCAGTGGGTCACATGAACATACCTACTTCGTACCTTCTCAGTCTGCAAGCCTCGTTTCTGTGCTGATCACAGTTAttaccatgaaaaatcacattttCCACATTTTAGTTTTGAGCATGTGTGATTTGTTGTTTGGGTAACATAGTTCTTAGGGCACTAagctaggacaggatttgtgaagtaccatttcaattaaaggGACCTGAAATTTACTTAAGCACTGAGCTCTTGCTGTGTTCTGATTGGttagtctcctataatcatgcatgtatcACTAATATGAATGCGAAACAGCTGGACGAATCTTTCAATCAATAGTGGAAgaagaaagctgattggccaatAACAGGAtcctttaaaataaaagtaatttgtaaaacctgaagtagctcaaagtgtgCTACCTGACATGGAATATCTGGTCATCCTGTCTTAGTTTATCTGTATTTATGAGTTGCTTTTATTAAGCTGTGTGGACTTATGTCTCCCTATAAAATGTtgtatgtgtttttaaagtCTATCCTTTAAAGTGTTCCTTCTGAACTGACCTTCACAGTCTTGGTATCATCTCTGTCTATCAGCTTTGTCTCTCTCATTTAAATAAAGGACACATAGGTCCCATGGCCTTCAATTACTGCATGACGCTCCCTGTTTTTATGGCAGAGTGTGTGTGAAACGGCTTTGCGTTTGTCCTCCTCAGTCTGAGATACCTGTGCGATGGAGGCATGACGCTCAAAGACACAATGTTTGTAAACACGGAGTTAATGGTTGATGGTCACCTCAACGCGGACCACCCAGGGGTCAAAGAGAGGAGAGATGGGGCTGAAAGCAAACCAGTGAAAGTCACATGACTTTGCAGAGAGGTCAGGTGACATGACTCGCTGCTCTGATTGGTGACACCCCCCTCACCCATCTCCCGTTGCTCTCTCTTGACAAAACCAacaccacatggaaaaaaatggtcATCTGATACGTGCCAATGTGCCTGTGTGTAGATAACCTTCAGCTTTACGACTGGGATTAACTAATTATACTGAACTTTCCTACTGAAAGTTAAACAGGGATGAATCATGGCAATTTACAGAGTTAACAGTCATTCACTTTTATTGCAGGCATTATTACTGGAGGGTTTATTTAGAGTTTAGTGAAGATATAAAAAgaattaaatgtaattttatttcaCCAAAAGCCTTTAGTTTCATAATGCTGCCTTTTCTGCATGTTATATACTTGCCCAGCTAACAGGAAGCGCACTTTTACCAATGTTGTCCGAAGGTCCTCTCAAAGTTAGCAGAAAACATTCATACTGTTAAAGGAACATTATTTCCACCTTGAACATATAAACAAAGGTTCTGTCAATGTTTGCAAGATAATGTTTTTACCTGAACATATTTTTAGCGCGATTGTTGAAAAATATCCATCCGtaataaaaatgtcattttatgAACAAATAGCATATAATGCATTTTATGAAACTGCAATGTGACTGTGAAATCAGCATCAGTCTGGAACACACAACCTTACAGCTGTAAAGCAGCAGTGGTACCTGCTGCTCTCTCAGTTttttcataaatgtatatatttccatAAATTATTAGTCTTAGTTGTAGTAGTGGGCTAATGTCCTGGAAACATTAGGAAAACTGGACACTGAATGTTTCCATACCTTAATTGTAACAATATCTTGGTGGTTCATGCCCtgttgattgtttttttttttttttggtcagtgtTTCTGCCAAACCCTGTTTGGACTATATGTCTGTCATAGGTGGTGGCAGGTGGTAAAGCAGCACAGTAAAATTATTTGCACATTTCCAAGTGATGTGTGCACACTAGTATTGCAGGAAGTGTGGGGTATGCAGCATTTCAGGGGGCTGAGCAATTTCCTCTGTCTCTGCCCTTGTTCCCCATGAGCTACAGCAGTGCTGAGGAGGATAATTACCCATTAACCTTAGCAAGGGCTCAAGGCCTCTGTTTACGTTGTAATTATGAGTAACTGAGGGCTATTAAAGAACACTGACTATGATGTTAGCTTGTCAATATCGATCTCTCGTATTCATGTCATGTGCTTATCTGCGCATCGGTGATGTTAGTTTGCTCTAATTATAAAGGCAGTAGTAAATCACTGTGGGCGTTTATCTGTGCCTTATCTCCAGCATTGAGAGCTGTTACTATAGCGCAGTTTTCCtagcccagtcctcagggatccacagacagtccacggttTTGCTCCTTCTGAGCTCAATACCAGAGAGTCCACATCTTTTGctcagctgggaaggagcaaaaccgTGGACTGTATCTGtggatccccgaggaccggattgggagtcACTGTTACAGCACTAGGAACTCCATTTGTGTCGCTATGGTGTGTCGGGGTTCTGCTTTCTGTCAGTCTTCAATTGGCTGATGATTTCATAATTAGACAGGTATGCAGGGGTGGCTGATCGTAGCGGGATGAGCCGACCCTCACAGGAGAACAGAGGTGAGGAAGAGCAGTGAGAGTGAAGTGAAAGGTCACTGCTTCAGACGGACGGAGGTCAGGGGGTAGCGTGGCACCAGGCCTTCCCTGCCTTTCATTTCCTTATCTGCTCTTATCTTCTGCTTGCCATGGGGTGACTCACCTTCCACTCGTCTGCCGTATATAAGGAGGTGCAGCTCCGCAGCACCACATCACGGACGCACCAGCCACTTCCTAACTGCGCTGTGATTCTTCATGTGGAGGCAAATCACGCCCCAGCTTTCTGTTAAAGCTCCATCTGGATGGTGAGTTCTGGTGCCGCCCCCAGGTCCTGCTCCCATGTTTCCGTGTGAGAGTCTGCGCTGTGCTCTCCTGCTCTCTTCTCTCCTCCTTCACACCAGCCTATCCCTCTACATCCCTGAGAGCCCGCTTATGTACTTTAACGATCAAGTCAGAGAGAGGCACCTCTATACAGGTAATATCCTAGTTTTTTTATGATTATGGTTGTTTGATGTAGTTGTGACATTTTTCCAATTTGTTTTGACTGTACTCACTGTTGCAGAGAACAGAAGACAGGGACTATTCCTGGACATGGCTCCAGATGGCTCTGTAACAGGATCTCCGGCGCAGACAGCTAACAGTAAGTTTATACTTTCAGTAGCATACAGCTATCAGTAAGTGTGAACTTTCATTAACATACAGCTAAAAGTAAATGTGCACTTTTATTAACACAAAGCTAACAATAAGTGTGCATTTTTATTAATACATAATCAGCACACAGCTAGCATAAGTGTGTGCCTTCATTAGCATACAAATATCAGTAAGAGTGCACTTTCATTACCATGCCTGTAACAGTAAGTGTGACTTTATCATACAGTTCAGTGCGCACTATTAGTCTAACATCTAGCACAAGGTGTACTCTGTAGCAGACAGGTAATATCCTATAGCATTTTGCTGAGATGGAGATTTGTATTGAAAGTATTTTTTCCACATGTTTATGTGTATATGCATTCTAGGTTTACTGGAACTGAGGTCTGTGAAGGCTGGTGAAACAGTAATTCGGGGTGTGAGATCATCCCTCTACCTATGTGTAGACCATGAGGGACATCTCAAAGGCCAGGTAACCATCACGTGCCTCATAACAGACTGACGTCTTTGTACTATCCTTAGAGCCACTCTATACTCACAAGCACAAGTCCTCATTTCATCGCTTATATTTTTCTTAACCCGTTTGACGTTGAACATTCTTCAGATTTTCCCACTTCTGAATTCTATCAGCATTGTTTTGAGCGATTCTGTCACACAATTCAAAAAGCCACACAGTGATGATCACCGACTCAAACTAACAGAAGATCTTTATTCAGCGGCTGTACAGAGAGAAGGACTGCACCTTCCGAGAGCTGCTCCTGCCAGATGGATATActctcttcctgtctcctcacCGAGGACTTCCTGTTTCTCTTGCGCCAAAGTCACCTGGACAGGACAGTCTGCGACTCTTTCAGTTCCTCCCTGTAAAGAACGCTCTGATCTCAGGGGTGGGCCCAGAGGGGGGCAGCGAGGAGGCGTTTGCACTGCCCCAGGGGGCCACGGACTTGGACTCCCAGGACCCCTTTGGGATGGAGCTCGGGTCTCGCCTCGACATGGTACATAGTCCAGGATTCCTCCACAGGAAATAACAGCGTgtgtagatgtgtgtgtgtggggtggggggggggtctttggaGCCATTTGCCTGTGTGTTGGAGGAGCATGAGTGGTGGAGGTTGTGTGTGGGGTGTCCCTGGCTGTAGACTGGTTCTCAAAGTGCTGTGTGCGGGGGTGTCTCCGGCTCTAAACTGCCCCCTGCAGTACTATATGTGGGGGTGTCCCTGGCTGTAGAGTGGCGCCTGCAGTATGTGTGGGGGTGTCCCTGGCTGTAGACTGTCCCCACAGTGCCGTGTGTGGGGGTGTCCCTGGCTGTAGACTACCCCCAAAGTGCCGTGTGTGGGGGTGTCCCTGGCTGTAGACTGGCACCTGCAGTACTATTTGTGGGGGTGTCCCTGACTGTACAGTGGCGCCTGCAGTACTATGTGTGGGGGTGTCCCTGGCTGTAGACTGTCCCCACAGTGCCGTGTGTGGGGGTGTCCCTGGCTGTAGACTACCCCCAAAGTGCCGTGTGTGGGGGTGTCCCTGGCTGTAGACTGGCACCTGCAGTACTATTTGTGGGGGTGTCCCTGGCTGTAGACTGCCCCCACAGTGCCATGTGAGGGGGTGTCCCTGCCTATAGACTGGTTCCCAAAGTGCTGTGTCCTGTCCACTCATTTCTAGACGTGTCTGTCAGGTGTCCTTGTGTTTTATAGTCTTCACACATTACTATCATCCCACTTAACTggaatattaatatataatgctttcttgtttgcttgttttttatTGTACACTTGTGTTACGTTAATAAAGCAATTTTGAGATCgttcatgtgtgtgtcagtctggGTGTGTATTTAATGGTGTGTTGGCTGTGTTTGGTGTTTgtttctgtgtgtttatgtgtagaTTAAACTCCGGGTGACAAAGTAAATCTGAGTAAAACGTTCTTTACCTGCACAAATATAAACcctatgcatacatacatatatacaatacCCTGCCCATGCATACGGGGGCAGCAGCAGGCACCGATCACAGCTATCAGCGCAGCTTAAAGGCGTTCAGGGAGGCTCTATGGGAGTAGAGGAGTAATCAGGTGCTGGAGATGAACAAAGAAGCACATGGGGGGGCTCCCTCCTACTactgcaccccctcccccacccctgagGTTTCAAGTCCACCCAAAATGTACAATGAATTAAGGCAGAActagaggggtggggggggggggggggttagcccCCAAAGCACGTGTGAGTTTTCAGCACCTTCACCCTCTTGAGCTCTACTAGAAGCCTGTAGAACCTGCCACAGCTGTGCAGGACACAGTCCTGCCTGTGACAGGGAAGCCCAGTGCCCCGATGGGTTATGGACCAGTCACAGATGGACACCAACCCCGGGAACAGCAGTACAACTCTGAGCCTGCACAGGCCTCCCTGCAGGCCTTTATCACATAGGGCCCAGAGGATGGCCTGCCTTATAGCCTCAGCAGGACCAGGTTGCGGGTGGTGGGCTTCTCTCATGGCGGAAAGCTTGTGACACCCAACTGAGTCAGTGCCAACATAATCAGCAGCCAGGCTAGCCAAACCATGCATACGATAATCAGCAGGCCcactcagtctctctctctctctctctctctctttatctAAACTCAGcacaataaaatgaatatggTTAAGACTTCAAATTACAAGGcaagacatttaaaagaaaccaaaaataagataaatagtccattttcatttttataataAGAGATGATGACCAAGTAAttcaagtaatgaataactaaGTCATATAATAATCTTTTTGTTTTCAATAAATAATGGATAATAAAGAATTTCTATAATCTTTCCTCTTTGCCCTGTTGTTCTCTATCTTGCTGTTTGTTTGTATTCCTGCTATAACTGTATATTTGTAATACTTTCCCCCAGTTACTAGTCACGTAATGCAgatcctgtctgtgtgtgatgaTCCA
This window encodes:
- the LOC125718432 gene encoding fibroblast growth factor 21-like; amino-acid sequence: MSRPSQENRGPAPMFPCESLRCALLLSSLLLHTSLSLYIPESPLMYFNDQVRERHLYTENRRQGLFLDMAPDGSVTGSPAQTANSLLELRSVKAGETVIRGVRSSLYLCVDHEGHLKGQRLYREKDCTFRELLLPDGYTLFLSPHRGLPVSLAPKSPGQDSLRLFQFLPVKNALISGVGPEGGSEEAFALPQGATDLDSQDPFGMELGSRLDMTVPTVPCVGVSLAVDYPQSAVCGGVPGCRLAPAVLFVGVSLAVDCPHSAM